Proteins from one Terriglobia bacterium genomic window:
- a CDS encoding urate hydroxylase PuuD, translating into MMTSSQHMGGHMQALALMMFHSPQIVFPEGSTPHIQLLLRWIHFAAGITWVGLLYFFVLINAKFLPALDAPTRIKVVPLLMPRALWWFRWSSVVTVLAGIWYWMMIVTADARNAQASGGGAIGTFFGIWTVAFAIEMGLLMSPAEALKKKPVFGTLIAVVVIAAAWLYLALNAHGWESNRLLAIGIGGGLGWFMLLNVWGIVWRMQKKIIRWTEVSAADGTPMPPEAAKLARIAHLAAQANFILSFPMLLMMAVASHYPIFRS; encoded by the coding sequence ATGATGACCAGTTCACAACACATGGGAGGCCATATGCAAGCGTTGGCGCTGATGATGTTTCATTCTCCGCAGATCGTTTTTCCTGAAGGCTCTACGCCGCACATCCAGCTCCTGCTGCGTTGGATCCATTTTGCCGCAGGCATTACATGGGTTGGGCTGCTGTATTTCTTTGTTCTCATCAACGCCAAGTTTCTTCCCGCACTGGACGCTCCCACACGCATAAAAGTTGTGCCCCTGCTGATGCCTCGGGCGCTGTGGTGGTTCCGCTGGAGTTCAGTAGTAACGGTGCTGGCCGGCATCTGGTACTGGATGATGATCGTAACTGCCGACGCGCGCAACGCGCAGGCCAGCGGCGGCGGAGCTATTGGAACCTTCTTCGGCATATGGACTGTAGCATTCGCGATTGAAATGGGTCTTCTTATGTCGCCGGCCGAAGCATTAAAGAAGAAGCCGGTGTTTGGAACCCTGATAGCGGTTGTGGTGATAGCTGCCGCGTGGCTTTACTTGGCGCTTAACGCTCACGGATGGGAAAGCAATCGACTACTGGCTATTGGCATTGGCGGCGGGCTGGGCTGGTTCATGCTATTGAACGTCTGGGGAATCGTTTGGCGCATGCAGAAAAAAATCATCCGCTGGACTGAGGTCAGCGCGGCGGACGGCACACCTATGCCGCCGGAAGCAGCGAAGCTTGCGCGCATCGCCCATCTGGCAGCGCAGGCAAATTTCATTTTGTCGTTTCCCATGCTGCTGATGATGGCGGTTGCCAGCCACTACCCTATCTTCAGATCATGA
- a CDS encoding metalloregulator ArsR/SmtB family transcription factor — protein sequence MASASDQKVSRYAEMFSAMGAEPRLRILRLLLAAHPGGMVVNEIGEELEIANSTLSHHLDKLKNEDLVEVRREGTFLRYSANTKALAELLGFLYAECCTRNKAVEPQRITCCK from the coding sequence TTGGCATCGGCCAGTGACCAGAAGGTATCGCGCTATGCAGAGATGTTTTCCGCTATGGGCGCGGAGCCGAGGCTGCGTATCCTTCGGTTGCTGCTGGCGGCTCATCCCGGAGGGATGGTGGTAAATGAGATTGGCGAGGAATTGGAAATCGCAAACTCAACGCTTTCTCACCATCTGGATAAGTTAAAGAATGAAGACCTGGTGGAAGTGCGGCGGGAAGGGACTTTCCTGCGTTATTCGGCAAACACCAAAGCGCTGGCTGAACTGCTGGGCTTTTTGTATGCCGAGTGCTGCACCCGCAACAAAGCAGTAGAGCCGCAGCGTATTACATGCTGCAAATAA
- a CDS encoding arsenite methyltransferase has product MSAQDIKEVVKERYGAAARRVTTGEGSSCCGASAQCGTDIDPITRDLYDASQTGILPEEAVKASLGCGNPTALAELKPGETVLDLGSGGGIDVLLSARRVGPTGKAYGLDMTDDMLALARENQKKSGVTNVEFLRGEIENIPLPADSVDVIISNCVINLSADKDRVLSEAFRVLKPGGRLAVSDVVVHGDVPEEIQQSLLLWVGCIAGALRDEDYVSKLKAVGFECVSIEPTRVYQIEDARAFLTGQGMDVDAIAPLVEGKFMSAFIRASKPPFGTVLKQSLGLNVLKCC; this is encoded by the coding sequence ATGAGCGCACAAGATATCAAGGAAGTCGTAAAAGAGCGCTACGGCGCGGCTGCCCGGCGCGTGACCACAGGTGAAGGAAGCTCCTGCTGCGGCGCGTCCGCACAGTGCGGCACAGACATCGATCCCATCACGCGCGATCTGTATGACGCTTCGCAAACCGGAATTTTGCCCGAAGAGGCGGTAAAAGCTTCTCTGGGATGTGGCAATCCAACGGCGCTGGCTGAACTCAAGCCGGGCGAGACGGTGCTGGACCTAGGGTCGGGCGGCGGGATTGACGTTTTGCTTTCCGCACGCCGAGTTGGGCCAACCGGCAAAGCTTACGGCCTGGACATGACTGATGACATGCTGGCGCTGGCGCGTGAGAACCAAAAGAAATCAGGCGTTACGAACGTTGAATTCCTGCGCGGCGAAATTGAAAACATTCCGCTGCCGGCAGATTCCGTGGATGTAATCATCTCCAACTGCGTCATCAATCTTTCTGCCGACAAGGATCGCGTGCTCAGCGAGGCCTTCCGTGTGCTTAAACCGGGTGGCCGCCTGGCGGTTTCCGACGTTGTGGTGCACGGCGACGTACCGGAGGAGATCCAGCAGAGCTTGCTGCTGTGGGTCGGCTGCATTGCCGGGGCGCTGCGTGATGAAGACTACGTGAGCAAATTGAAAGCTGTGGGCTTTGAGTGCGTCAGCATCGAACCCACGCGCGTTTACCAGATTGAAGATGCAAGAGCTTTTCTGACCGGGCAGGGAATGGACGTTGACGCAATCGCGCCGCTGGTAGAAGGCAAGTTTATGAGCGCCTTCATCCGTGCCAGCAAACCGCCGTTCGGGACGGTACTGAAACAAAGCCTGGGACTGAATGTCTTGAAGTGCTGCTAA
- a CDS encoding glycoside hydrolase family 47 protein, which produces MRRWLCTFTLLGTLIPPAVAVAQKSVVPAPGPMALQVRSEFLYAWNAYKQYAWGHDELTPLSKGHHDWHSKSLLMTPVDALDTMLIMGLTDEADKTREFIATNLSFDQDIEVKNFEITIRLLGGLLSSYQMTGDHRLLDLADNLGNRLLPVFNSPTGMPYMFINLKTGKTRGIESNPAEIGTLLLEFGTLSKLTGKPIYYDKAKSAVVALYSRRSKIGLVGSTINVETGQWIDATSHISGGIDSYYEYLLKSWLLFGDKDCKKMWENSVKAVNKYLADNTRNGLWYGQADMNTGKRISTQYGALDAFFPAALARSGDLDRARKLQESSYKMWTTFGIEPETLDYSTMKVVAPGYQLRPEIIESAYYLAFYTKDDRYQEMGSTFLLSLVRFCKTDAGYAALSSVETKAKRDSMESYFLAETLKYLYLLFAPRETMDLNKVVFNTEAHPLRKTWSNQAKDF; this is translated from the coding sequence ATGCGCAGATGGTTATGCACCTTCACCCTGCTTGGCACTCTTATTCCGCCAGCCGTCGCCGTCGCGCAAAAATCTGTCGTCCCCGCGCCCGGCCCCATGGCGCTGCAAGTTCGGTCTGAGTTTCTCTACGCATGGAATGCCTACAAGCAATATGCCTGGGGACACGATGAGCTCACGCCGCTCAGCAAAGGCCATCATGACTGGCACAGCAAATCTTTGCTCATGACGCCCGTCGATGCCCTGGACACGATGTTGATCATGGGATTGACCGATGAAGCGGACAAGACGCGGGAATTTATCGCGACAAACCTCTCCTTTGATCAGGACATTGAAGTCAAGAATTTTGAAATCACCATCCGCCTTCTGGGCGGATTGCTAAGCAGCTACCAGATGACAGGCGATCATCGGCTGCTGGACCTGGCCGACAATCTGGGGAATCGGCTTCTGCCGGTCTTTAATTCTCCCACCGGCATGCCTTACATGTTCATAAATCTTAAGACGGGCAAAACGCGCGGCATAGAGAGCAATCCCGCGGAAATCGGCACGCTGCTGCTGGAGTTCGGCACGCTCAGCAAACTTACCGGCAAGCCGATTTATTACGACAAGGCGAAAAGTGCCGTGGTCGCGTTGTACAGCAGGCGATCCAAGATCGGCTTGGTGGGTTCTACCATCAACGTTGAAACCGGTCAGTGGATAGACGCCACCAGCCACATCAGCGGAGGCATTGATTCCTATTACGAGTACCTGCTCAAGTCATGGCTGTTGTTTGGTGATAAGGATTGCAAAAAGATGTGGGAGAACAGCGTGAAGGCCGTAAACAAGTATCTGGCTGATAACACTCGCAACGGCCTCTGGTACGGACAGGCGGACATGAACACCGGCAAGCGCATTTCCACGCAGTATGGCGCACTCGATGCGTTCTTTCCCGCAGCGCTGGCGCGTTCTGGCGATCTGGATCGCGCGCGCAAATTGCAGGAATCGTCCTACAAGATGTGGACGACTTTTGGGATTGAGCCAGAGACGCTGGACTACAGCACCATGAAGGTCGTAGCTCCGGGATATCAGCTGCGTCCGGAGATTATCGAGTCCGCCTATTATCTGGCTTTTTATACCAAAGATGATCGCTACCAGGAGATGGGATCCACTTTTCTGCTGAGTCTGGTCCGCTTCTGTAAGACGGACGCCGGATATGCCGCGCTGAGCAGCGTGGAAACCAAGGCCAAACGAGACAGCATGGAAAGTTATTTTCTGGCAGAGACGCTCAAGTACCTTTATTTGCTGTTCGCGCCGCGCGAAACCATGGACCTGAATAAAGTGGTGTTCAACACCGAGGCGCATCCGCTCAGGAAGACCTGGTCAAATCAGGCTAAAGATTTTTAA
- a CDS encoding DUF1203 domain-containing protein: protein MHAKSCPGYDDQRAFPEELRCLPLTLEAYGENRWIIVRERPSADEIESSVERLLQTSGVRYIHIRNTEAGCFIARIERDADAPDHHS, encoded by the coding sequence ATTCATGCAAAATCGTGCCCTGGCTATGACGATCAGCGGGCCTTTCCCGAAGAACTGCGATGTCTCCCTCTGACTCTGGAAGCCTACGGCGAAAACCGCTGGATCATCGTCCGTGAACGTCCGTCGGCAGATGAGATTGAAAGCTCGGTAGAGCGGCTCCTGCAAACCAGTGGCGTTCGTTACATTCACATTCGCAACACTGAGGCGGGCTGCTTCATCGCGCGGATCGAGCGGGATGCTGACGCACCAGACCATCACAGCTAA
- a CDS encoding DUF1203 domain-containing protein — translation MAGFRVVPIDSKIAEQVRSTLKSPQYGHPAHKELATGYGPCRLCLKQFRTGEEDRILFTYNPFESLDSYPSPGPVFIHAKFMQNRALAMTISGPFPKNCDVSL, via the coding sequence TTGGCTGGATTTCGCGTTGTACCTATCGACTCTAAAATTGCAGAGCAGGTCCGCAGCACACTGAAGTCTCCACAATACGGACACCCTGCCCATAAAGAGCTTGCCACTGGCTACGGCCCTTGCCGCCTGTGTCTAAAACAGTTTCGGACTGGCGAAGAAGACCGCATTCTGTTCACTTACAACCCGTTTGAGAGTCTGGACAGCTACCCGTCACCGGGTCCTGTCTTTATTCATGCAAAATTCATGCAAAATCGTGCCCTGGCTATGACGATCAGCGGGCCTTTCCCGAAGAACTGCGATGTCTCCCTCTGA
- a CDS encoding DUF2911 domain-containing protein, which translates to MRRNFALTPVFIAIVFAATLGHAQSAVLDLPRDSQHAKVIQRVGITDITINYHRPLVKGRKVWGGLVPYGQVWRAGANENTTIEFTDPVTVEGKPLAKGIYGLHMLPTENEWTIIFSKAATSWGSFTYNQSEDALRVTVKPQAAEMREALGYDFDEVTPDSAVVTMRWEKLAVPFKIEVNTNEIVAQNLHSQLRGLAQYTWDGWNDAATYLLTNKYNLEEALKYEDRSIGVEERFDNLMNKSQILDALNRKEEATVARNKALGIASITQLHGYGRQLQLAGKQDEAFVIFRNNIKKDPNHWLVRTEAARLAAAKGDYDGATKEMKLALAAAPGPAKPTLEGLVKRLEAKQDINK; encoded by the coding sequence ATGCGCAGGAACTTCGCGCTTACCCCAGTATTCATCGCCATTGTTTTCGCCGCAACTTTGGGCCACGCGCAATCCGCTGTACTCGATTTGCCGCGTGACAGCCAGCATGCAAAGGTCATCCAGCGAGTAGGTATCACGGACATCACCATCAATTACCATCGCCCGCTGGTGAAAGGCAGAAAAGTATGGGGCGGACTTGTGCCGTACGGTCAGGTGTGGCGTGCCGGCGCCAATGAAAACACAACGATCGAATTCACCGATCCAGTAACCGTGGAGGGCAAGCCGCTGGCCAAGGGCATTTATGGCCTGCACATGCTTCCCACGGAGAACGAATGGACCATCATCTTTTCCAAGGCCGCGACCTCATGGGGCAGCTTTACCTATAACCAGTCTGAGGATGCCCTTCGCGTGACAGTGAAGCCGCAGGCTGCCGAAATGCGTGAAGCCCTTGGTTATGACTTTGACGAGGTCACTCCTGATTCCGCAGTGGTGACCATGCGCTGGGAAAAACTTGCTGTGCCGTTCAAGATAGAGGTCAACACCAATGAGATTGTGGCGCAGAACCTGCATTCGCAACTCCGCGGGCTGGCCCAGTACACCTGGGACGGCTGGAACGACGCCGCCACTTACTTGCTGACCAACAAATACAATCTGGAAGAAGCGCTCAAGTATGAAGATCGATCAATCGGGGTGGAAGAGCGCTTTGACAATCTGATGAACAAGTCGCAGATTCTTGATGCGCTGAACCGCAAGGAAGAAGCAACCGTCGCGCGCAACAAGGCCCTGGGGATCGCGAGCATCACGCAACTGCATGGCTACGGCCGCCAGTTGCAACTGGCTGGCAAACAGGATGAGGCATTTGTGATCTTCCGCAACAACATCAAGAAAGACCCCAATCACTGGTTGGTTCGAACAGAAGCAGCACGGCTGGCAGCGGCCAAGGGCGATTATGACGGCGCAACCAAAGAAATGAAACTTGCCCTGGCCGCTGCTCCTGGTCCGGCAAAGCCGACGCTTGAGGGTCTGGTAAAGCGCCTGGAGGCCAAGCAGGACATCAATAAATAA
- a CDS encoding OsmC family protein: MQRNASAHWSGGLKDGKGTLTSPSGVLKNTPYSFATRFESQPGTNPEELIAAAHAGCFSMALSAQLGNAGMTAQSIDTTATVTLEKLDSGFAVTSSHLQVKVKIPGADKAKFEEAAKNAKEGCPISKLLNAKITMDAQLEN; the protein is encoded by the coding sequence ATGCAACGCAATGCAAGCGCACACTGGAGCGGCGGCCTGAAAGATGGCAAGGGCACGCTCACATCCCCCAGCGGAGTTTTAAAGAACACGCCATATTCTTTTGCCACCCGTTTTGAATCGCAGCCAGGCACCAACCCTGAAGAACTGATTGCCGCGGCCCACGCCGGCTGCTTCAGCATGGCCCTTTCAGCGCAGCTCGGCAACGCCGGAATGACGGCGCAGTCCATAGACACCACAGCCACCGTCACGCTGGAAAAGCTCGACTCCGGCTTCGCGGTCACCTCGTCCCACCTGCAGGTAAAAGTGAAGATTCCCGGCGCGGATAAAGCCAAGTTTGAAGAAGCGGCCAAAAACGCCAAAGAGGGCTGCCCCATCTCCAAGCTGCTGAATGCAAAGATCACCATGGACGCTCAACTGGAAAATTAA
- a CDS encoding AAA family ATPase: MFERYTEKARRVIFFARYEASQFGSPYIETEHLLLGLLREDKALAHRFLPAKTEDIYRTIEAATIKREKVSTSVDLPLSEEGKRVLGHAAEEAERLSHKHIGTEHLLLGLLRGETSFAARILNENGVRLPAVREELSRVMEDAQPIAPKAFVLLSEFSEYMTRIAREQRYSALVGREKEFEQMVHILGRSNKNNVVLVGEPGVGKKTMVEELAQRVADNKATAFLQDKLFVSIDLAMVVTAAQHSRRSTEFLKAITAEMVKAEKDTQFFFDELHALLAAGPEGGANEITLLLKPVLLSGKVRCIASATAAEHHAALEQAPWLNERFLAVKVEPPTEETARKILQVEKDRFEKFHSVQFTDEAITAAVVLSNRLIANHSLPDKAIDLIDDAGAYVKMKQEKAVLPEEVKEARKRLKFIAARHENAVDNHEFEKARFYANEERTQREVLAQLHLKHNIPERQIVVKEDVEEALARWTGMPIEAVREVSRSMEIASQKPKTLPKKKPKKKT; the protein is encoded by the coding sequence ATGTTCGAAAGATATACAGAAAAGGCGCGGCGTGTAATCTTTTTCGCCCGGTATGAGGCCAGCCAGTTCGGCAGCCCTTATATAGAGACCGAGCACCTGCTGCTGGGCTTGTTGCGTGAAGATAAGGCCTTGGCGCATCGTTTTCTGCCTGCAAAGACTGAGGACATCTACCGAACCATTGAAGCGGCCACGATCAAACGAGAAAAGGTTTCCACGTCAGTGGATTTACCTCTTAGCGAGGAAGGGAAGCGCGTTCTTGGTCATGCCGCGGAAGAGGCTGAGCGGCTTTCCCACAAACATATCGGGACGGAGCACCTTCTGCTGGGACTGCTGCGCGGAGAAACGTCCTTTGCCGCACGGATCCTGAATGAGAATGGTGTTCGACTCCCGGCTGTGCGGGAAGAACTCTCCCGAGTAATGGAAGATGCGCAGCCTATTGCGCCCAAAGCATTCGTATTGCTTTCAGAATTCAGCGAGTACATGACGCGAATCGCACGCGAACAACGCTATTCAGCACTTGTCGGAAGAGAGAAGGAGTTCGAGCAGATGGTCCATATTCTTGGCCGCTCGAACAAGAATAATGTCGTCCTTGTGGGCGAACCCGGAGTAGGGAAAAAGACGATGGTGGAAGAGTTGGCCCAGCGGGTGGCAGACAATAAGGCAACGGCGTTTCTACAGGACAAGCTGTTTGTCTCAATTGATCTGGCGATGGTTGTTACTGCGGCCCAGCATAGCCGGCGCTCCACAGAGTTTCTGAAAGCGATTACAGCGGAAATGGTCAAGGCCGAGAAGGACACTCAGTTCTTTTTCGACGAACTGCACGCCTTGCTCGCTGCAGGTCCGGAAGGTGGCGCTAACGAAATTACTTTGCTGCTCAAGCCTGTGCTGCTGAGCGGAAAAGTCAGATGCATTGCATCCGCCACGGCGGCTGAGCATCACGCGGCGCTCGAGCAAGCTCCATGGCTGAACGAGCGATTTCTTGCCGTAAAGGTGGAACCGCCGACCGAAGAGACAGCTCGCAAAATCCTGCAAGTCGAGAAAGATCGGTTTGAAAAATTTCACTCCGTACAATTTACCGACGAAGCGATTACCGCAGCCGTGGTCCTTTCCAACCGCCTCATTGCAAATCATTCTCTGCCCGACAAGGCCATTGACCTAATTGACGATGCCGGCGCTTACGTGAAGATGAAGCAGGAGAAAGCCGTACTGCCGGAAGAAGTAAAGGAGGCGAGAAAGCGGCTTAAATTTATTGCCGCCCGTCATGAGAATGCAGTAGACAACCATGAATTTGAAAAGGCACGTTTTTATGCTAACGAAGAGCGGACGCAGCGTGAGGTCCTGGCGCAGTTGCACCTGAAACATAATATTCCGGAGAGGCAGATCGTCGTGAAGGAGGACGTTGAGGAAGCCCTGGCGCGGTGGACCGGAATGCCCATAGAAGCTGTGCGGGAGGTCTCCCGCAGTATGGAAATCGCAAGCCAGAAGCCGAAGACATTGCCTAAGAAGAAGCCAAAGAAAAAAACCTAA
- a CDS encoding HAD family hydrolase, with product MIFSAKAILFDMDGVLMDSTPSVERVWRTWAAKHGFDPERVASLAHGRRSVETIRAVAPQLDAEKENIVVEQMEIDDKEGVTALPGAAELLTHLPPDRFAIVTSATRPLAVARLGYAGIPVPRHMITANDVIHGKPSPEPFLKGAALLGFVPAECLVFEDSPAGIASARSAGMKAIALQTTYPADQLQAAHAIIGNLADVKATLRDGDVALELASSTVKR from the coding sequence ATGATCTTCTCCGCCAAAGCAATTCTCTTTGATATGGACGGCGTGTTGATGGATTCCACTCCGTCTGTAGAACGCGTGTGGCGGACATGGGCGGCCAAACATGGGTTCGATCCAGAACGCGTCGCGTCTTTGGCACATGGTCGGCGCAGCGTTGAAACCATCCGCGCGGTGGCTCCGCAATTGGACGCCGAAAAAGAAAATATTGTCGTGGAACAAATGGAAATCGATGACAAAGAAGGCGTAACGGCCCTGCCCGGCGCGGCGGAACTGCTTACCCACCTGCCTCCTGACCGCTTTGCCATCGTCACTTCGGCAACGCGACCATTGGCGGTTGCGCGTCTTGGCTATGCCGGCATTCCGGTTCCCCGCCATATGATCACCGCCAATGACGTCATCCATGGTAAACCTTCGCCCGAGCCTTTCCTTAAAGGCGCGGCATTGCTCGGATTTGTGCCGGCGGAGTGCCTGGTGTTTGAAGATTCTCCGGCAGGGATTGCCTCGGCACGATCTGCCGGGATGAAAGCTATTGCGCTGCAAACCACTTATCCGGCAGATCAACTGCAAGCCGCCCATGCCATCATTGGCAATCTGGCGGATGTGAAGGCAACATTGCGCGACGGGGACGTCGCCCTTGAACTCGCTTCCAGTACTGTGAAGCGCTAA
- a CDS encoding porin family protein, which translates to MKKLSFLVMTFALIFLLGSPALAQQFDLSAGVSGLTGPSSTPDLQTIGGGAYPTFGLDFLFYHNLGVGFNAAFRANQNLYQGQLPFRPFFYDVDAVYAPPLGKRAQLEFSAGIGAESVRFYTPTFQCSFTGCTNFVSSNHFLGQFGAGFRLYVTPKIFIRPEAHLYEVHNNVEFSGARATRFGVSIGYSFKNQE; encoded by the coding sequence TTGAAAAAACTATCGTTTCTTGTAATGACATTCGCACTGATTTTTCTGCTGGGAAGCCCCGCGCTGGCACAGCAATTTGACCTTTCGGCCGGCGTTTCCGGGTTGACCGGCCCATCCAGCACTCCCGATTTACAAACCATCGGCGGAGGGGCCTACCCGACTTTTGGTCTGGATTTTCTGTTCTACCACAACCTGGGAGTCGGATTTAACGCGGCTTTCCGCGCCAACCAGAACCTATACCAGGGACAGTTACCGTTCCGGCCCTTTTTCTATGACGTGGATGCGGTGTATGCACCGCCGCTGGGCAAGCGCGCGCAGTTGGAATTTTCGGCCGGAATCGGGGCCGAGAGTGTCCGTTTTTACACGCCGACTTTCCAGTGCTCGTTCACCGGCTGTACGAATTTTGTGAGCAGCAATCATTTCCTGGGACAATTTGGCGCGGGCTTCAGGCTGTACGTGACCCCCAAAATTTTCATCCGGCCTGAAGCGCATCTGTATGAAGTACATAACAATGTTGAGTTCAGCGGTGCGCGCGCTACCCGCTTTGGTGTATCGATCGGCTATTCGTTTAAGAACCAGGAATAA
- a CDS encoding response regulator, with protein sequence MATRILFVDDEAGIRNTLKPILEQHGFEVTAAATVPEALEHMNHATFDVLLSDLNIGQPGDGFTVVSAMRRVQPKAATFILTGYPDFDTALQAIRSQVDDYLLKPTDVPTLIHTIQSRLENRRHVPPDRPIKRVSDLMEESLAEITKEWLRLVKAHHEIGAIRISDKDRVDHLPLLIDEMAKRVDQDSEITTERAKLAAVDHGKQRALQGYSIPLVVIEMRLLQHVLSAVLQHNLIRMDLSTVIGDMMLVGESLQEQLEFSIRGFQQGAREAA encoded by the coding sequence ATGGCGACCCGGATTTTGTTCGTCGACGACGAGGCGGGGATACGCAATACACTAAAGCCAATACTTGAACAGCATGGGTTTGAAGTGACTGCGGCGGCAACCGTTCCTGAAGCACTGGAACACATGAACCATGCGACTTTTGATGTGCTGCTTTCCGATTTGAACATAGGGCAGCCGGGAGACGGCTTTACCGTGGTGAGCGCCATGCGCCGCGTCCAGCCGAAAGCCGCAACCTTTATACTTACCGGCTATCCGGATTTTGATACTGCGCTACAAGCCATTCGCAGCCAGGTGGACGATTACCTGCTCAAGCCTACTGACGTTCCGACACTGATTCATACAATACAGAGCCGGCTGGAGAACCGCCGCCATGTCCCGCCAGACAGGCCGATCAAGCGAGTTTCAGATCTTATGGAAGAAAGCCTTGCGGAAATAACCAAAGAATGGCTGAGGCTGGTGAAAGCACATCACGAAATAGGGGCCATACGGATCAGTGACAAGGACCGGGTTGATCACTTGCCCCTGCTCATTGATGAAATGGCAAAGCGGGTAGATCAAGATTCTGAGATTACAACAGAGCGGGCAAAATTGGCAGCGGTAGACCACGGGAAACAGCGCGCACTTCAGGGGTACAGCATCCCGCTGGTTGTGATTGAAATGCGATTGCTGCAGCATGTGCTCTCTGCGGTGTTGCAACACAATCTCATTCGCATGGACTTAAGCACGGTGATCGGCGACATGATGCTGGTGGGCGAAAGCCTGCAAGAACAACTGGAATTCTCCATTCGAGGATTTCAGCAAGGCGCGCGCGAAGCTGCTTAA
- a CDS encoding MaoC family dehydratase — protein sequence MTVKQGWTGRVFEDFEVGDIYQHPLGRTVIAADNIWFTLLTQNTNPIHFDAAYSAQTEYGKPLVDSTFTLALVTGQSVADVSQNAMANLGWDEVRLPNPLFEGDTVYSRSEVLEKRESKSRPNVGIVKVKTIGYKQDGSVVIEFTRTMMIYKRGHVPVIPQPKIAPAKK from the coding sequence ATGACGGTTAAACAAGGCTGGACTGGACGCGTTTTTGAAGATTTCGAAGTGGGTGATATTTATCAGCATCCACTGGGACGAACTGTGATTGCCGCCGATAATATCTGGTTCACGCTGCTCACGCAGAATACAAATCCCATTCACTTTGACGCGGCGTACAGTGCGCAAACCGAATATGGCAAGCCGCTGGTCGATTCCACGTTCACTCTGGCGCTGGTTACCGGACAGTCCGTGGCCGACGTTTCACAAAACGCCATGGCAAATCTGGGCTGGGATGAAGTGCGCCTGCCCAATCCACTCTTTGAAGGTGACACGGTTTATTCCCGCAGTGAAGTTCTGGAAAAACGCGAATCTAAGTCACGCCCTAACGTGGGTATCGTTAAGGTAAAAACAATTGGCTACAAGCAGGATGGTAGCGTAGTGATCGAATTCACCCGCACGATGATGATTTACAAACGCGGACACGTCCCGGTAATCCCGCAACCAAAAATCGCTCCGGCAAAGAAATAG